A single Drosophila ananassae strain 14024-0371.13 chromosome 3L, ASM1763931v2, whole genome shotgun sequence DNA region contains:
- the LOC6493999 gene encoding phenoloxidase-activating factor 2 has translation MARSVLVSIMCLFLAGAQAGRLKFCDGSSEKSCVDRSLCNYGEVHQASGKYVGVYQEHSSKLECSSTQICCPNDKITKETKKTVPVPTKCGQRNPNGLTFYIDSETYAHEGEFPWVVALMTLNNTYKGAGSLIADNLVITAASNVIGENQNSLKVRAGEWDMATNTEKYASVEAGIQLIIPHKKFDKINPQYNIAILLLQHPLSRLPHVYPVCLPSPDQRFDLSRCITNGWGREKFEDTDNVHVMKKIEVPVVPAGICEQKISRAIGSPFSLHESLLCAGGEKDKDSCLGDGGGPLACPLLDDPSRFELAGIVNWGVHCGLEGIPAVYINVAIMRPWIDQIMDIL, from the exons ATGGCTCGCTCCGTTCTCGTTTCGATCATGTGCCTTTTTCTGGCCGGTGCCCAGGCAGGTCGCCTAAAGTTCTGCGACGGCTCATCCGAAAAGTCGTGTGTTGATCGTTCTTTGTGCAATTACGGGGAGGTCCATCAGGCTTCTGGAAAGTACGTCGGAGTGTATCAAGAGCATAGCAGTAAATTAGAGTGCTCCAGCACCCAAATTTGTTGCCCCAATGATAAAATT ACGAAAGAAACTAAGAAGACTGTGCCAGTACCCACTAAATGCGGACAACGAAACCCTAATGGTCTGACATTCTACATCGATTCCGAAACCTACGCCCATGAAGGCGAGTTTCCTTGGGTGGTCGCCCTGATGACTCTTAACAATACTTACAAGGGCGCCGGATCCCTGATCGCCGACAACTTGGTGATCACGGCCGCCTCCAATGTGATCGGAGAAAACCAGAACTCACTGAAGGTACGTGCCGGCGAATGGGATATGGCGACCAATACCGAGAAATACGCCAGTGTGGAGGCTGGCATCCAGCTGATCATACCCCAtaaaaaatttgacaaaataaATCCTCAATACAACATTGCCATACTGCTACTCCAGCATCCATTATCGCGCTTGCCTCACGTATATCCCGTTTGCCTGCCGTCGCCGGATCAGAGATTCGACTTATCCCGCTGCATCACCAACGGGTGGGGTCGGGAAAAGTTTGAGGACACAGATAACGTGCATGTCATGAAGAAAATCGAAGTGCCAGTGGTTCCTGCTGGGATCTGTGAGCAAAAGATAAGTAGGGCTATTGGGTCGCCGTTTAGCTTGCACGAGAGCCTGCTCTGCGCCGGCGGAGAGAAGGACAAAGACTCCTGCTTGGGAGACGGTGGTGGACCCCTTGCCTGCCCACTGCTTGATGATCCTTCCCGGTTCGAGCTAGCCGGTATCGTAAACTGGGGCGTGCATTGTGGTCTCGAGGGCATTCCGGCCGTGTACATCAATGTCGCCATTATGCGCCCTTGGATCGACCAGATTATGGACATCTTATGA